From the Vanessa cardui chromosome 18, ilVanCard2.1, whole genome shotgun sequence genome, one window contains:
- the LOC124537655 gene encoding zwei Ig domain protein zig-8-like, producing MAAALALTLLAALLSPAGTAERARRSAGEAAAVEIHQNVPDIPHTEMTQAEIDAAAQAEAEAAGVPAWRDLWYSSLEALRREPTINNTQEDILVQLGGVAFLHCPVRNLGERGVSWVRRRDWHIISSGVFMYTNDERFQVLHSEGSDDWILQIKYVQKRDNGTYECQVSTGSGTLSRLVHLHIVVPEAFILGADEYHVDAGSTINLVCIIEKSPVPPQYVFWYHNARMINYDAARGVTVATAPGARTQSALAIRSAAPAHSGNYSCRAANTEPAHIYVYVSEGSDKMAATLSRNASNAQSYWLVLLITCSYAVLRSHSSL from the exons ATGGCGGCCGCACTCGCCCTAACGCTTCTCGCCGCGCTTCTCTCGCCCGCTGGTACTGCCG AGCGGGCGCGGCGCTCAGCGGGCGAGGCGGCCGCTGTGGAAATACACCAGAATGTACCGGACATTCCGCATACGGAAATGACCCAAGCAGAGATAGACGCGGCGGCTCAGGCTGAAGCCGAAGCGGCAGGAGTACCCGCTTGGCGAGACCTCTGGTACTCCTCTTTGGAGGCCCTAAGACGGGAACCAACTATAAACAATACTCAAGAAGACATACTGGTTCAGCTCGGTGGTGTGGCTTTTCTTCATTGTCCCGTGCGGAATCTTGGTGAAAGAGGC GTGTCGTGGGTTCGAAGACGTGATTGGCATATCATCAGTTCTGGTGTTTTCATGTACACTAACGATGAGAGATTTCAG GTTCTGCACAGCGAAGGTTCAGACGACTGGATATTGCAGATAAAATACGTACAGAAACGTGACAATGGAACTTATGAGTGTCAG GTTTCAACGGGGTCAGGGACCCTGTCACGCCTGGTGCACCTACACATAGTGGTGCCCGAGGCGTTTATACTCGGTGCTGATGAGTACCATGTCGATGCAGGCTCCACGATCAATCTCGTCTGCATTATTGAAAAG AGTCCAGTGCCACCACAGTACGTGTTCTGGTACCACAACGCGCGCATGATTAACTACGACGCGGCGCGCGGGGTGACGGTCGCGACCGCGCCGGGCGCGCGCACCCAATCCGCACTCGCGATCCGTTCCGCCGCGCCTGCGCACTCCGGGAACTACTCCTGTCGCGCCGCCAACACAGAGCCCGCacacatttatgtatatgtctCAGAAGGCA GTGACAAGATGGCCGCCACTTTGAGCCGCAACGCCAGTAACGCCCAGAGCTACTGGCTAGTGCTCTTGATCACGTGCTCGTACGCTGTCCTGCGGAGTCACAGCTCGCTATAG